In the genome of Bradyrhizobium sp. CIAT3101, one region contains:
- a CDS encoding GspE/PulE family protein: MSELSASEFADEVALFFELPRVTLQEMMAAESRVQQFSRRFLREMAVFPCQPAGGSPVLVLADPTDRASIQAAGIVLGTAPIIKVASFEDIGTVLDQRLGEEDAAATDNAVNATVQDDDIDNLRDLASGAPVVRAVNDLFETAVELRASDIHIEPGRSSLTIRMRVDGLLRNVATPSGVPPAAVISRIKILAGLNIAERRLPQDGGARVRAARSEIDVRVAIMPTQHGESAVIRLLPRDRALLSIDKLGFLASDQGKLRRMLALPHGMIIVTGPTGSGKTTTLATVLSLLNEPTRKILTIEDPVEYEIPGISQSQAKPSIGLTFATALRSFVRQDPDVIMVGEVRDSETAHVAIHAALTGHLVLTTLHTETAAAAVPRLLDLGVEAFLLRSTLRAVIAQRLVRQLCDRCKTSRPLTHADVEADPRYTAVGLSVGNVIFEPAGCERCGGVGYRGRIGVFEVLEMNEEVRALVEEQSDWESIDKVAIRNGMTTMIEDGLAKCLSGMTSAAEILRVTTVR; this comes from the coding sequence ATGAGCGAATTGTCGGCCAGCGAGTTTGCCGACGAGGTCGCGCTGTTCTTCGAGCTGCCGCGGGTCACGCTGCAGGAGATGATGGCGGCGGAATCCCGGGTGCAGCAGTTCTCGCGGCGGTTTCTGCGCGAGATGGCGGTGTTTCCGTGTCAGCCGGCCGGGGGATCGCCGGTGCTTGTGCTGGCCGACCCGACCGATCGCGCGTCGATCCAGGCGGCGGGTATCGTACTTGGGACGGCGCCTATTATTAAAGTGGCCTCGTTCGAGGATATCGGCACCGTGCTCGATCAGCGTCTTGGTGAGGAGGACGCTGCAGCCACCGACAACGCCGTAAATGCCACGGTGCAGGACGACGACATCGACAATTTGCGCGACCTCGCCAGCGGCGCGCCGGTCGTCCGGGCCGTCAACGACTTGTTCGAGACGGCGGTGGAGCTGCGGGCCAGCGACATTCACATCGAGCCGGGTCGCTCGTCTCTGACCATACGTATGCGCGTCGATGGTCTGCTGCGCAATGTGGCAACGCCGAGCGGCGTGCCGCCGGCGGCGGTGATCTCCCGCATCAAGATCCTGGCGGGGCTCAACATTGCCGAGCGCCGTTTGCCGCAGGACGGTGGAGCGCGCGTACGTGCGGCGCGATCGGAGATCGACGTGCGCGTCGCGATCATGCCGACGCAGCATGGCGAGTCCGCCGTCATCCGTTTGCTGCCGCGGGATCGCGCGCTGCTGTCGATCGACAAGCTGGGCTTTCTGGCGAGCGATCAGGGCAAATTGCGCCGGATGCTGGCCCTGCCGCACGGCATGATCATCGTCACCGGACCGACCGGCAGCGGCAAGACCACGACGCTCGCGACCGTGCTGTCGCTGCTCAACGAGCCGACACGGAAGATCCTGACCATCGAGGATCCCGTCGAATACGAAATCCCCGGCATTTCGCAATCTCAGGCCAAGCCGTCGATCGGCCTGACCTTTGCGACCGCGCTGCGCTCCTTCGTGCGTCAGGACCCTGATGTGATCATGGTCGGCGAGGTCCGTGATTCCGAGACGGCGCATGTCGCCATCCACGCCGCGCTCACCGGCCATCTCGTGCTGACCACGCTGCACACCGAGACGGCGGCTGCCGCTGTGCCGCGTCTCCTCGATCTCGGCGTCGAGGCATTCCTGCTGCGCTCGACCTTGCGCGCGGTGATCGCGCAGCGTTTGGTGCGTCAGCTCTGCGACCGCTGCAAGACCAGCCGGCCGCTGACCCATGCCGACGTCGAAGCCGACCCGCGCTACACGGCGGTGGGTCTGTCCGTCGGTAACGTCATCTTCGAACCGGCCGGCTGCGAGCGTTGCGGCGGCGTCGGCTATCGCGGCCGTATTGGCGTGTTCGAGGTGCTGGAGATGAACGAAGAGGTCCGCGCGCTGGTCGAGGAGCAGTCCGACTGGGAATCTATCGACAAGGTCGCCATCCGCAACGGCATGACGACGATGATCGAGGACGGCCTTGCAAAATGCCTGTCGGGCATGACCTCGGCGGCGGAGATCCTTCGCGTGACCACCGTGCGGTGA
- a CDS encoding type II secretion system F family protein, protein MPNFRYRALTQKGEVVSGSITAADLSEVAQRIEYLGLVAIDAGPEEEAKGWSLSLASLTLSKPGPADVTIFTRDLALLLKAGARLNDALELLANDMDVGRLRPVINEIKNAILSGESFAEALGREPTLFPPMYVALVRVGEMSGGLDHILETIGIERTRAEALRRKVTGALQYPAFVLLAAGGVLIFFVTFVLPQFSAVLRDFNAKTDPVIEVFLTLSDILRGHGLEVGAVVGIVVIGSWLAWRRPGVRASVVTQLARLPVISTVVEFHRAALFSRNLGILLGSGVTLTATLRILIDIMTATGDVPAWAAMADRVRHGGRLAEALAASAVLPPVAVRMLRLGEETGQLPTLSGRVAEFYEEKLQRQLDRVVAIIGPAAIILISVVVGGLIVSVMTALLSVTQVVG, encoded by the coding sequence ATGCCGAACTTCCGCTATCGCGCCCTGACACAGAAGGGCGAAGTCGTTTCCGGCTCGATCACCGCGGCCGATCTCTCCGAGGTCGCCCAGCGCATCGAATATCTCGGCCTGGTCGCGATCGATGCGGGCCCCGAGGAGGAAGCCAAGGGCTGGTCGCTGTCGCTGGCCTCGCTGACACTGTCGAAGCCGGGCCCAGCCGACGTCACCATCTTCACCCGCGATCTTGCGCTGCTACTGAAGGCCGGGGCACGGCTCAACGACGCGCTCGAGCTGCTCGCCAACGATATGGATGTGGGCCGGCTGCGGCCCGTGATCAACGAGATCAAGAACGCGATCCTGTCGGGCGAAAGCTTTGCCGAGGCACTCGGGCGCGAGCCGACGCTGTTTCCGCCGATGTATGTCGCCCTCGTCAGGGTCGGGGAGATGTCCGGCGGGCTCGATCACATCCTGGAGACGATCGGCATCGAGCGCACGCGGGCCGAGGCTTTGCGGCGCAAGGTCACCGGCGCCCTGCAATATCCCGCCTTCGTGCTGCTCGCGGCCGGCGGCGTCTTGATCTTCTTCGTCACGTTCGTGCTGCCGCAATTCTCCGCCGTGCTGCGTGACTTCAATGCGAAGACGGACCCGGTCATCGAGGTGTTCCTCACGCTGTCCGATATTCTGCGCGGCCATGGCCTCGAGGTTGGCGCCGTGGTCGGCATCGTTGTCATCGGCAGTTGGCTGGCCTGGCGCAGGCCCGGGGTCCGGGCCAGTGTCGTGACGCAACTCGCGCGGCTTCCGGTGATCTCCACGGTCGTGGAATTCCATCGCGCCGCTTTGTTCTCGCGCAATCTCGGCATCCTGCTCGGCAGCGGCGTGACGCTGACGGCGACGCTGCGCATCCTGATCGACATCATGACCGCCACCGGCGACGTGCCGGCCTGGGCGGCGATGGCGGATCGCGTCCGTCACGGTGGTCGGCTCGCCGAAGCGCTGGCCGCCTCGGCCGTGTTGCCGCCGGTCGCGGTGCGCATGCTGCGGCTCGGCGAAGAGACGGGCCAGCTGCCGACGCTGTCAGGCCGGGTCGCGGAATTCTACGAGGAGAAGCTTCAGCGGCAGCTCGATCGCGTCGTGGCCATCATCGGCCCCGCGGCGATCATCCTCATCAGTGTCGTCGTCGGCGGATTGATCGTCTCGGTCATGACGGCGCTGTTGTCGGTTACGCAAGTTGTCGGATGA
- the gspG gene encoding type II secretion system major pseudopilin GspG, producing MIRFSRGSLFAPPRRRRRRRGEEGFTLVEMLVVITIIGMIMALVGPRVLNYLSESRVKAAKIQIQSFGSALDLFYLDAGRFPTSSEGLAALARPISGVNSWNGPYVKGGSVPNDPWGNPYVYKQPGEKDPYEIRSLGSDGQEGGTGTAGDITSVAK from the coding sequence ATGATCCGTTTTTCGAGGGGGAGCCTGTTCGCTCCGCCGCGGCGTCGTCGGCGCCGTCGCGGGGAGGAGGGTTTTACGCTGGTCGAAATGCTGGTGGTCATCACCATCATCGGCATGATCATGGCCTTGGTCGGCCCGCGCGTGCTCAATTATCTCAGCGAGTCCCGCGTCAAGGCCGCAAAGATCCAGATCCAGAGTTTTGGCAGCGCGCTCGACCTGTTCTATCTAGATGCCGGCCGCTTCCCGACGAGCTCGGAAGGTCTGGCTGCGCTCGCGCGTCCGATCAGCGGCGTGAACTCCTGGAATGGTCCCTATGTGAAGGGCGGCAGCGTTCCCAACGATCCATGGGGCAATCCTTATGTCTACAAGCAGCCCGGTGAGAAGGATCCTTACGAAATCCGTTCGCTCGGTTCGGATGGCCAGGAAGGCGGAACGGGAACGGCGGGCGATATCACTTCAGTCGCGAAATAG